One genomic region from Anomaloglossus baeobatrachus isolate aAnoBae1 chromosome 5 unlocalized genomic scaffold, aAnoBae1.hap1 SUPER_5_unloc_1, whole genome shotgun sequence encodes:
- the LOC142258766 gene encoding uncharacterized protein LOC142258766, with product MGDRTDDYISSDGNLISSEFKTDDESVTHDTYEEHAAVPDIPPVLPWKALSSDLFKEVQNSNLLQNCKPNKSYRRHVKHETAPTREKPFSFSECGKCFIQKINLVTHQKIHTGEKPFSCSECGKCFIWKSQLLEYQRCHTGEKPFSCLECGKCFIWKSVLVWHQRSHTGEKPFSCSECGKCFIQKSDLVRHQKKHTGEKPFLCSECGKCFIQKSHLVRHQKNHTGEKPFLCSECGKCFIQKICLIKHQKIHTGEKQFSCSECGKCFMRKSDLVWHQRSHTGEKPFSCSECGKCFIQKSDLVRHQKNHTGEKPFSCSECGKCFIQKSHLVRHQKNHTGEKPFSCSECGKCFIQKSHLVLHQRSHTGEKPFLCPECGKCFTRKSGLVYHQKYHTK from the exons atgggagatcgga ccgatgactacatcagttcagatggaaatcttatatcttcagaatttaaaacagatgatgaaagtgtcacacatgatacatatgaagagcatgctgctgtcccagatatacctccagtccttccttggaaagctctatcatctgatcttttcaaagaaGTCCAAAATTCCAATTTATTACAGAATTGTAAgccaaataaaagttacagaaggcatgtgaaacatgaaacggctcctacaagggagaaaccattttcattttcagagtgtgggaaatgttttattcagaaaataaaccttgttacacatcagaaaattcacacaggggagaagccattttcatgttcagaatgtggaaaatgttttatttggaaatcacaaCTTCTTGAGtatcaaagatgtcacaccggagagaagccattttcatgtttagagtgtgggaaatgttttatttggaaatcagttcttgtttggcatcaaagatctcacacaggggagaaaccattttcatgttcagagtgtgggaaatgttttattcagaaatcagaccttgttagacatcaaaaaaagcacacaggggagaagccatttttatgttcagagtgtgggaaatgttttattcagaaatcacaccttgttagacatcagaaaaatcacacaggggagaagccatttttatgttcagagtgtgggaaatgttttattcagaaaatatgccttattaaacatcagaaaattcacacaggggagaagcaattttcatgttcagagtgtgggaaatgttttatgcggaaatcagatcttgtttggcatcaaagatctcacacaggagagaaaccattttcatgttcagagtgtgggaaatgttttattcagaaatcagaccttgttagacatcaaaaaaatcacacaggggagaagccattttcatgttcagagtgtgggaaatgttttattcagaaatcacaccttgttagacatcaaaaaaatcacacaggggagaagccattttcatgttcagagtgtgggaaatgttttattcagaaatcacaccttgttcttcatcaaagatctcacacaggggagaagccgtttttatgcccagaatgtggtaaatgttttactaggaaatcaggtcttgtttaccatcaaaaatatcacacaaaataa